The sequence TCCCAGAAATTGATGCCGAGCTGTCCATCGACGTGCATCAGTATCTCGCACATACGGTATTGGCGATCGAGAGAACCACAAAGCGCGGCCGTCGGAGGCTGTTACTACCTTAACGAGATTCGGGTCTCGCAGTTCCTTTTCAGAGTTTAACTTGTATGCGAAGGTGGCAAATGTAATCGAGGCGGTTTTCTTCATCTGCAATATCACCCGATCAAGCACTCTAGCCTTAACGCCGAAATTGTCCGCCTGAATATTGACGAATATGCTGCCGCGAAACTTCTTGGCTGCTTCAGCTACCCTATCCGAGCCGGTCCGATGCCGTTTGGAAGTAAGAACAACCTGGCCGCCGAAATCTTCGACAGCACGCTTAACCTCCATACTATCGGTGGCCACTACCGACTGGTCGATGAGTTTTGATCTGGACACTT is a genomic window of Candidatus Zixiibacteriota bacterium containing:
- the kdsB gene encoding 3-deoxy-manno-octulosonate cytidylyltransferase gives rise to the protein MADTIAIIPARLGSTRFPRKVLHLYRGKPLLEYVYDEVSRSKLIDQSVVATDSMEVKRAVEDFGGQVVLTSKRHRTGSDRVAEAAKKFRGSIFVNIQADNFGVKARVLDRVILQMKKTASITFATFAYKLNSEKELRDPNLVKVVTASDGRALWFSRSPIPYVRDTDARRWTARHQFLGHIGIYFYRRSGLMQFARWKRAALEKAESLEQLRILENGGRMVVFRTKMQTVSVDVPQDVKKLDSIYK